A section of the Centropristis striata isolate RG_2023a ecotype Rhode Island chromosome 7, C.striata_1.0, whole genome shotgun sequence genome encodes:
- the LOC131974870 gene encoding probable gluconokinase isoform X2 → MIYIIMGVSGCGKSTLGAFLSEKDRLPWLLKLHEVIERVRCSGSDALVVCSALKRLYRQILLYGSKALPSHQDILPPTCPDVFFLFLHGDYDLIQQRMVARKGHYMKADLLRSQFDVLEPPSDEENVLPLDIRWSITDMSTEVEKHIVSLRSSPTP, encoded by the exons ATGATCTACATCATAATGGGAGTTTCAGGCTGTGGAAA AAGCACCTTAGGGGCCTTCCTCTCAGAAAAG GACAGATTGCCTTGGCTTCTCAAACTACATGAAGTTATTGAGAG AGTAAGGTGTTCAGGCTCTGATGCTCTCGTGGTGTGCTCCGCCCTGAAGCGCCTGTACAGACAGATCCTGCTCTACGGCTCCAAAGCCCTCCCTTCCCACCAAGATATCCTGCCTCCAACCTGTCCTGatgtcttttttctcttcctccatgGTGACTATGATCTCATTCAACAGAGGATGGTGGCCCGGAAGGGACATTACATGAAAGCAGACTTGCTGCGCTCCCAGTTTGATGTTTTAGAGCCTCCGTCAGATGAGGAGAATGTGTTGCCACTGGACATCAGGTGGAGCATCACTGACATGTCCACGGAGGTCGAGAAGCACATCGTCAGCCTCAGGTCGTCACCAACACCTTAA
- the LOC131974870 gene encoding probable gluconokinase isoform X1 has protein sequence MIYIIMGVSGCGKSTLGAFLSEKLGWPLHEGDDFHPQGNIEKMARGEPLTDQDRLPWLLKLHEVIERVRCSGSDALVVCSALKRLYRQILLYGSKALPSHQDILPPTCPDVFFLFLHGDYDLIQQRMVARKGHYMKADLLRSQFDVLEPPSDEENVLPLDIRWSITDMSTEVEKHIVSLRSSPTP, from the exons ATGATCTACATCATAATGGGAGTTTCAGGCTGTGGAAA AAGCACCTTAGGGGCCTTCCTCTCAGAAAAG CTGGGCTGGCCGCTGCATGAAGGAGATGACTTCCACCCACAGGGGAATATTGAGAAGATGGCTCGTGGTGAGCCGCTCACGGACCag GACAGATTGCCTTGGCTTCTCAAACTACATGAAGTTATTGAGAG AGTAAGGTGTTCAGGCTCTGATGCTCTCGTGGTGTGCTCCGCCCTGAAGCGCCTGTACAGACAGATCCTGCTCTACGGCTCCAAAGCCCTCCCTTCCCACCAAGATATCCTGCCTCCAACCTGTCCTGatgtcttttttctcttcctccatgGTGACTATGATCTCATTCAACAGAGGATGGTGGCCCGGAAGGGACATTACATGAAAGCAGACTTGCTGCGCTCCCAGTTTGATGTTTTAGAGCCTCCGTCAGATGAGGAGAATGTGTTGCCACTGGACATCAGGTGGAGCATCACTGACATGTCCACGGAGGTCGAGAAGCACATCGTCAGCCTCAGGTCGTCACCAACACCTTAA